Within Nostoc flagelliforme CCNUN1, the genomic segment GAAGCGCTCTTAAAGTTGGTAATAATTTCTGCCTCACTGCGCTTTGGTGTTGGGTTTAATTCATGTTTAGCTAATTCAGCGAATATATCTGAGCGAGTAATTTTGTATTTTGTATCTCTTAAATGGTTATTGTTATTGTGATTGTTATTCTGTATGTAGTGTTCTAGCACCAGCATCGCCAGCTTTGAGTTTGGTACAAGTCGCTCCAAGTCTATTTGATTTTGATGCTCCCAGTTTTCAGTATCCTGAGTTTGTATAAAACTTGAATGACCATCTTTATAAAAAACAACAATATTATTAGCCGTCACCGACAAGTTTTTCCCAGATATCGCTGTTGAATCAACTTGGATGCTTTCGATTGCATTATCCTCCAAGAGTCGAATCAGCCAATGCAATAGTATCTGCAATTGTTGTTTGGAGGTGTTACCAACAGCGACTTCCTCGTGGGGTTTAGCCTTTCCTTGAACCAGTTTAATAACTTCGCCGTGGTTGCTTATCAGTGGGGTCTGGGGAATTTTTGTTTGCTCATAGTATGCTTGTAGCTTCTGCTCAACGGAGACTGCAAGCGTCAGATTGGTAATCCATTCGTCTTCTAGAACTAAATGAGGGTTAAGTCCTGCGAGAAGCGCCCCTGTAAAAACACCATGTTTACCATCTAACTGTTGATAGGCTACTTCATAATCACGGGATGCAGCGATTAAAAAGCGATCGCAACCTGAACTATGACTTCTCAATTCGGTATCTTTGAAATTGAGCAATCCCCCACTAAAACAGCAATCCAACCAGATAATCTGCTGCTTTACTTTGCTTTGTTTCAATATATCCCATAACAGTTGTAGCGATAAACCCCATTGATTTTTGCTTGGGCAACTATCACTAGCTGCCAAAAAACTCTGTATTAAATTTTTCCTTAATTGGTTCCGCAGCCCATGTCCGGCGAAAAATAGTAACCCTGTTTCTGGGGGCTTCCCTGTTTCCGGGAGGAATAAATCAAGGATTGCTTTTTGTAATTCTTCAGTTTTGAAGGGTTTATCAGGGTCAACTTGCAACTTACCATCGATAACGCTGGCTGGGAAGCGTATGACTCGGAAGTTGTTGTGAGCTTCTAGGAGTTGAGCAATCGCTTCTGCATCAGTTGCAGGGGTTGTAAGATGCTTATAGTTCTCGATGTGTGAATCTTTGAGAAATGGGTATTTATTAATGCCTACTACCAAAGCATCTCGACTCATGTGGAAAATATAAACGAAGTAATTGGTGTATCTGTATAAATTACAACTATATTACTATAATTGTATTGATTGACTAAAACCAAATCTAGTTAGTTTAATTGGCGCTACATTCCTTATAAGGAGCCGATCAAAACATAAAATGTAGTAAATACTACATGATTTTATATAAGTAAGTAGTAAATACTACATTTAAAATTCAAAGCGGTTAAATTTCCTTTCTCCTAAACCACTTTATAGTATCTTTGAAAGTTAATCAAAATATCAACCTATGCCTGTCATCACCATTAGGGAAGAACAGAAAACTGATACCGGATTTGAGGCTTCCTTAAGGTTTGAGGGGTCAGAATACTTAGTTACGATTACTGACCCTTTCACCCCTAAAGAAGAAAAACAACTAGAGTGGTATTTTGAAGGCTGGCTCAGATTTCCTTTTAGCAACACTGCTATAGCTGAGAGGACAGCAGCGAGTGTAAAATCCTATGGAGAAAGGTTATTTGAGCAAGTTTTTAAGGTAAATTTTGACGCTTACAGCGAATATCGGCAACTGCGGGGTAACTTAAGTCAGTTGCAAATTGAAATTATCGGCAGAAACCCAGAATTTCACGCATTCCACTGGGAAGCAATGCGTGATCCAGATTTACCGCGCCCGTTGACTGTAGACTGCCTTATGGTAAGAAGAAGTGTCAAACCCACTAGTGCAGGCTGGCAAAAATAACTAACCAGTGTTAGAAGTAGTATCAAGCACTGATAAGCTCAAAGAATCAAAACAAAAGGGAGAGGGGAGAAATGCCTCAACCAGTTGCGATCGCCATCAGATTAACCGAACAACAAAAACGGTTGTTAGAACAAATAACTCGCGCCCGTACAAATCCGTATCGGTTAGTGCAAAGGGCACAGCTAAGGATAGTGGGCAGCTTGGGGAATGACGAATACGGAAATTGCGTCATCATTACGATTAACACGGGGACAGGTGCGATTATGGCGAACAAGATGGCAAAATGCAGCTCAAGAATGGGAGCAAGTCAAATCAGAAGATATCGAGGATGAAACGTTGTTCACACAGATCATCTCGATACTTAAAGATGAGCCACGACGTGGGAATCCAGGAAAATTTAGTCTGGAAGAAATCGTTCAAATTATTGCAGTTGCGTGTGAAATACCAGCAACTTCGGAGCGTCCAGTCAGCCACTGGACGCCCAAAGAGCTTGCAGACGAAGTGGTCAAGCGCAAAATAGTATCAGAGATTTCGCCCCGAAGCGTAGGTCGTTTTTTAAAATCAAGCAATGTTGCAACCACATCGAAGTCGTTACTGGTTAAACGCAAATCCACCAGATCCAAAAGTATTTAAACAAGAGGTTCAGCAGGTTTGTCATTTATATCAAAAAGCAGAAGAACTAAAACTTGAGAGTGTACATGTTGTCAGTACGGATGAGATGACAGGTATTCAAGCACTCGAACGAGCATATCCCACCCAGGAAATGGAACTTGGCAAAATTGAATACCAAGAATTTGAGTACATTCGGCATGGAACCCTTTCTTTAATTGCCTCTTGGGGCGTAGCTGAAGGACTTGTACTAAATGCCTCTGTTAAAGAAACACGCAACGAAGATGATTTCGCTAATCATATTGCTCAAATAATCGCTACCAATCCAAACGATGGATGGATTTTTGTTACCGATCAACTCAATACTCATAAGTCTGAGTCTTTAGTTCGACAAGTTGCAACTAACTGCGGTATAGACATTGATTTAGGTATTAAAGGTAAATCTGGTATTCTCCATTCGATGGAGTCTCGTGCAGCATTTTTAACTGATACAAGTCATCGAATTCGTTTTGTTTACACTCCAAAGCATAGTTCTTGGCTCAATCAGATTGAGTGTTGGTTTAGTATTTTGGTACGTCGTTTACTTCGACGTGGTAACTTTATTTCTACTCACGACCTCAAACAACAAATTTTGAATTTTATTGATTACTTTAATTGCACTTTGGCAAAGCCATTTGTTTGGAAGTTTTTAGGCTATCCTGATTCTGCTTAGACTGGTCAGTTATTTTTGCCTGCATGCACTAGTACTTCAGCCTATGTACAACCGTCTCCAGTGATTAATTTGTTGGTAGTGACGGCGCGTCCTAATGAAGAACATGATGTTGGATACCGTACCATTTCCCGTCCATTGCTGGAGTTGATTGAAAGTTGTCAGCTACGGGTGAATGTAGAACTGCTACGCCCTGGCACTTATGAAGCATTATCTAAGCACTTGGAAGCAAAAGGTGCTGGCTTTTACCATGTAATTCATTTTGATTGTCATGGCGCACTGATGCGATATAACGAGCTTGAAAAAGGAGCAAAGGCAAATCGTTATATTTATCAAACACGCTGGGGAAGGTATGATTTACAGCCTTATGAAGGGGTAAAAGCATTTCTATTTTTTGAAGGAGAAAGTAAGGGGAAAGCAGATCCAGTTGAAGCACAAGAATTAGCAGATTTGCTGACAGGCAAGGGGATACCTGTGTGTATTTTGAATGCGTGTCAGTCTGGGAAGCAAGTTAAGGAGGGGAAAAAGGAGAGCGAAGCAGAAGGGGATACAAAAAAAGATGAGTCTTGTGAAACCAGTCTTGGAAGCCGTTTAATGATTGCAGGGATGCAGATGGTGGTAGCGATGGCGTATTCGGTGACGGTTTCTGCTGCT encodes:
- a CDS encoding helix-turn-helix domain-containing protein, with translation MTNTEIASSLRLTRGQVRLWRTRWQNAAQEWEQVKSEDIEDETLFTQIISILKDEPRRGNPGKFSLEEIVQIIAVACEIPATSERPVSHWTPKELADEVVKRKIVSEISPRSVGRFLKSSNVATTSKSLLVKRKSTRSKSI
- a CDS encoding transposase; amino-acid sequence: MTGIQALERAYPTQEMELGKIEYQEFEYIRHGTLSLIASWGVAEGLVLNASVKETRNEDDFANHIAQIIATNPNDGWIFVTDQLNTHKSESLVRQVATNCGIDIDLGIKGKSGILHSMESRAAFLTDTSHRIRFVYTPKHSSWLNQIECWFSILVRRLLRRGNFISTHDLKQQILNFIDYFNCTLAKPFVWKFLGYPDSA